TACCTCCACCTCTCGGCGTTCGGCAAGGGCATTCGCGCGGGGGCCCGCGTGGCGCAGGGCGAGATGATCGGACGGGTGGGCGGCACGGGCCGCGTGACGGGCGTGCACCTCGATTACCGGCTCAAGAAGGACGGCCGGTGGGTCAACCCACTCGTCGAACACCGGAAGCTGCCGCCGGGTGAGCCCATCGCGGCCGAGCACCTCGCGCTGTTCGAAGCCGCACGTGATTCGGTCGTCGCCCGGTTCATCGGGGTCCCCGCGGCCCCGATCACGGCCCTGGCGAGCGCCGCGCCAGCGACCGACGCCGCCACCACGTCGAACGACTGAGCTCACTCGAGGCGCCCGACCAACCGCAGAGTCGCAGAGCCGCAGAGGCTTGCCGAGCCGAGCAGAAACACGCCCGGCGGGCGCGGCGCAGCCGCGCGCGGCGAGGGGCGGAGGGCGCCGGAACGAACCGCCCACCCTCGGAAACGACGAGCGCCAGCGGCTCGTTCCGACGCCCTCCGCCCCTCGCCACCCCCGGCCGCTTCGCGGCCGGCCGCCGGGCTTTGCGCCCTTTGCGCCTCTGCGCCTTTGCGGTGGCGTTCCTTCGCGCCCGCCGTCCCCTCCGCGCTCTCCACGCCGGGGTTTCCGCTACAATTCCCGGATGGCTTCCGTCCGCCCGTTTCGCGCCCTGCGGCCGCGCCCCGATCTCGCCTCACGCGTGGCCGCCGTCCCGTACGACGTCGTCTCGACCGAGGAAGCCCGCGCCCTCGCAGCGGGCAACCCGTTGAGTTTCCTTCGCGTCTCGAGGGCCGAGATCGATCTGCCGCCCGGCGTCAATCCCTACGCCGACGAGGTGTACGCCAGGGCCGCCGCCAACTTCCGCGGCCTGGCCGAGTCGATGGTGCAGGACGAGCAGGCCGCCGTCTACGTCTACCGGCTCCGCATGGGCGATCACGAGCAGACGGGCGTCGCGGCCTGCTACTCGATTGACGAGTACGACCGCGAAATCGTGAAGAAGCACGAGCGGACGCGGCGTGACAAGGAAGACGACCGCACGCGGCACATCGTCGAGCTTCGCGCCCAGACCGGGCCCGTGTTCCTGACGCATCGGAAGCATCCGCGCATCGACGCCGTCGTGGCGGCCGTCACCGCGACGGCGCCGCTGTACGACCTCGTGGCCGACGACGGCGTGGCGCACGCGATCTGGCGGGCCGACGCCGATGCCACGGCCGAGATCGTGGCCGGGTTCGCCGCACTGCCGGCGCTGTACATCGCCGATGGCCACCACCGGGCGGCCAGCGCCGCGCGAGCCCGCGCCACGTTCGCCAGCGAGGACGATCGCGAGGCGGAGCACGCCTGGTTCCTCGCGGTGGCCTTTCCCGACGACCAGACGCAGATCCTTCCCTACAACCGGGTCGTGAAGGACCTCCAGGGTCGGAGCCCCGAGGCGTTCCTGAACGCGGTGCGCGCGCGCTTCCACGTCGAGGCGGGCTCGGCCACGCCGATCCGCAAGGGTGACTGCGGGATGTTCGTCGGGGGTGCGTGGTACACGGTCAGGCTGCGGGCGGACGGCCCCGAGGCGAACGACCCGATTCGCTCCCTGGACGTCTCGCTCCTGCAGGAGGGCGTGCTCTCCCCGCTGCTCGGTGTCGATGACCCTCGCACGGACAAGCGCATCGATTTCGTCGGCGGCGCGCGCGGGACGCCGGAGCTCGAGCGTCTCGTCACGAGCGGCGCGGCGGCAGTCGCTTTCTCGATGTATCCCGTCACCGTCGCCGAACTGATGGCCATCGCCGACGCGGGGTCGATCATGCCGCCGAAGTCCACCTGGTTCGAGCCCAAGCTTCGTGACGGATTGCTCAGCCATCTCATCTGAACGGCCGGGCGCCGACGGCTCCGGCCCGGCGCCGGCCGCGTGGGGGAGCCATGAAGGTACTCATCGCCGACAAGTTCGAGCAGAGCGGAATCGACGGGCTGAGAGCGCTCGGTTGTGACGTCGTCTCGCAGCCCGACCTCAAGGACGAGGCTCTGACGGCGGCCATTCGCGAATCGGGCGCCGACGTGCTGATCGTGCGATCGACGAAGGTGACCGAGCCGATGCTCGACGCCGGCCGGCTGTCGCTCATCGTCCGCGCGGGCGCGGGTTACAACACCATTGACGTCGCGGCGGCGTCCAAGCGCGGCATCTACGTGTCCAACTGCCCGGGGAAGAACGCCATCGCCGTCGCCGAGCTGACGATGGCGCTCGTGCTCGCCCTCGATCGGCGGATCCCCGACAACGTCGCCGAGCTGCGGGCGGGCCACTGGAACAAGAAGGAGTACTCGAAGGCCCGGGGCGTGTACGGGCAGGTGCTCGGCCTGCTCGGCCTCGGCAACATCAGCGTCGAGGTCGCAAAGCGGGCGATGGCCTTCGGCATGCCCGTCGTCGCCTGGAGCCGCCGGTTCGACGGCGAGGATCGGCCGACGACCGAGGCCGAGACCGCCGCGCTCGGGCTCGCCGCGCCGGTGCGGCTGCTGCCCTCGCCCGTGGCGGTGGCGGCCGCCTGCGACGTGCTGAGCGTCCACCTCGCGCTCGCGAAGGATCTGAAGGGCCTGGTCGGCGCCGCCATCTTCGGAGCCATGAAGAAGGGCGCCACCTTCGTCAACACCTCGCGCGGCGAGCTGGTCGACCACGCCGCGCTCGAGGCGGCGGTGAAGGAGAAGGGGCTGCGCGTCGGGCTCGACGTGTTCGCCAGCGAGCCCGCCACCGCGGTCGCCGATTTCGTCGACCCGCTGGCCGGCCTGCCCAGCGTGTACGGCACGCACCACATCGGCGCGTCGACCGATCAGGCCCAGGAGGCCATCGCCGCCGAGACCGTGCGCATCGTCCGCAGCTACATCGAAACGGGTCGCGTGCCGAACGTCGTGAACCTGTGCAAGCAGACGCCGGCCACGCACATGCTCGTCGTGCGCCACCGCGACCGGCCCGGCGTGCTGGCTCACGTCTTCGATCACCTGCGCCGCAGCCAGTTGAACGTGCAGGAGACCGAGAACATCGTGTTCGATGGCGCCGAGGCGGCCATCGCCAGGATCAACCTCGACGGCGCGCCGACCGCGTCCACGCTCGACGAGATGCGGGCCGGCAACGCCGACATCCTCGACCTGCACGTGGTCACCCTCTGATCGGCATTCCCAGGAGCCCGACCGCCATGTCCTCAGCCGCCTACTCGCGAGTGTTCAACTTCAGCGCCGGTCCCGCGGCGCTGCCCCTCGAGGTACTCGAGGAGGCGCAGCGCGACCTCGTCTGCTTTCCGGGCGCCGGCATGTCGGTGCTCGAGATGAGCCACCGGTCGAAGGCCTTCGAGGGCATCGTCGAGCAGGCCGAGTCGCTCGTGCGTGAGCTCGCCGGCGTGCCCGAGGGCTACCACGTGCTGTTCCTGCAGGGGGGCGCGTCTCTGCAGTTCTCGATGGTGCCGATGAACTTCCTCGCGCCCGGCGTCACCGCCGACTACGTGGTGACGGGCTCGTGGGGACAGAAGGCCGCCAAAGAGGCGAAGCGGGTCGGCGCGGTGAACGTCGCGGCGTCGACCGAGGCCGACAATTTCTCGCGCGTGCCCCGACCCGACGAGCTGAAGCTCACCCCGGGCGCTGCCTACGTTCATTTCACCTCGAACGAGACGATCCAGGGCGTCGAGTTCAAGACCGAGCCCGACCCGGGTGGCGTCCCGCTCGTGTGCGACACCTCGTCGGACATGTTCAGCCGCCCGATCGACGTCGCGAAGTACGCGCTCATCTACGCCGGCGCTCAGAAGAACCTGGGTCCGGCCGGCGCGACCATCGTCATCCTCCGGGACGATCTGCTGAAGCGCGCGACCGGGTCGGTGGCGACGATGCTCGACTACGCAACGCACGCCAAGGAGCGCTCGCTGTACAACACGCCCCCCTGCTTCGCGATCTACGTCGTCGGGCTGGTGTTGAAGTGGGTGAAGGCCAACGGCGGCCTCACCGGGATGCTCGACCGCAACGAACGGAAGGCCGGCAAGCTCTACGCCGAGATCGATCGAACCGGGTTCTATCGCGGGCACGCGTCGGCCGACTGCCGATCGCTCATGAACGTCACCTTCCGCCTGCCGAACGAGGACCTCGAGAAGCAGTTCGTCAAGGAAGCGACCGCCGCCGAACTCGACGGCCTCAAGGGCCATCGCTCGGTCGGGGGGCTGCGGGCCTCCATCTACAACGCGTTTCCGGAGGCGGGCGTCGACGCGCTGGTGGAGTTCATGCGCGAGTTCGAACGACGGAACGGATGACGAGCGGTGCTGCCCCCCGCCCTGCTCTGGATCCTGCTCGAACTCGCCACGCCGTTCGTCGTCGTCGATGAGGTGAACGTCACCGCCGCCGGACGGCCGACTCGCGGGCTGGAGACGCCCGCCGCCGTGTCGGTGGTCCGCGGCGACACCCTCCGCACGGGGCCGGGGCTCGGCCTCGACGACACCTTGCGCCAGACGCCAGGGTTCTCCCTGTTCCGCCGGACGTCGTCGCGGACGGCCAACCCTACCGCCCAGGGCGTGACGCTGCGCGGCCTCTCGGCCTCGGGCGCGAGTCGCAGCCTGGTCCTCGTCGACGGCGTTCCGGTGAACGACCCCTTCGGCGGATGGGTGGCCTGGGCCCGGATTCCGCAGCTGGCCATCGACCGGGTCGAGGTCGTCCGCGGCCCCATGACCGACCTCTACGGCGCCGACGCCGCCGGCGGGGTCGTGCAGATCGTGGCGACGAGCCCGGGTCGCGCCACGGTGCGCGGCTCTTTCGAAGCGGGCACGCTCGGCACCGCCCGTGGCGCCGTGCTCCTCGGCGCGGCACGTGCGGCGTGGCAGGGTCTGCTAGCGGGAGAGGCCACGGCCACGGACGGTTCCGTGCCGGTGGAGC
This region of Acidobacteriota bacterium genomic DNA includes:
- the serC gene encoding 3-phosphoserine/phosphohydroxythreonine transaminase yields the protein MSSAAYSRVFNFSAGPAALPLEVLEEAQRDLVCFPGAGMSVLEMSHRSKAFEGIVEQAESLVRELAGVPEGYHVLFLQGGASLQFSMVPMNFLAPGVTADYVVTGSWGQKAAKEAKRVGAVNVAASTEADNFSRVPRPDELKLTPGAAYVHFTSNETIQGVEFKTEPDPGGVPLVCDTSSDMFSRPIDVAKYALIYAGAQKNLGPAGATIVILRDDLLKRATGSVATMLDYATHAKERSLYNTPPCFAIYVVGLVLKWVKANGGLTGMLDRNERKAGKLYAEIDRTGFYRGHASADCRSLMNVTFRLPNEDLEKQFVKEATAAELDGLKGHRSVGGLRASIYNAFPEAGVDALVEFMREFERRNG
- a CDS encoding hydroxyacid dehydrogenase, yielding MKVLIADKFEQSGIDGLRALGCDVVSQPDLKDEALTAAIRESGADVLIVRSTKVTEPMLDAGRLSLIVRAGAGYNTIDVAAASKRGIYVSNCPGKNAIAVAELTMALVLALDRRIPDNVAELRAGHWNKKEYSKARGVYGQVLGLLGLGNISVEVAKRAMAFGMPVVAWSRRFDGEDRPTTEAETAALGLAAPVRLLPSPVAVAAACDVLSVHLALAKDLKGLVGAAIFGAMKKGATFVNTSRGELVDHAALEAAVKEKGLRVGLDVFASEPATAVADFVDPLAGLPSVYGTHHIGASTDQAQEAIAAETVRIVRSYIETGRVPNVVNLCKQTPATHMLVVRHRDRPGVLAHVFDHLRRSQLNVQETENIVFDGAEAAIARINLDGAPTASTLDEMRAGNADILDLHVVTL
- a CDS encoding DUF1015 family protein translates to MASVRPFRALRPRPDLASRVAAVPYDVVSTEEARALAAGNPLSFLRVSRAEIDLPPGVNPYADEVYARAAANFRGLAESMVQDEQAAVYVYRLRMGDHEQTGVAACYSIDEYDREIVKKHERTRRDKEDDRTRHIVELRAQTGPVFLTHRKHPRIDAVVAAVTATAPLYDLVADDGVAHAIWRADADATAEIVAGFAALPALYIADGHHRAASAARARATFASEDDREAEHAWFLAVAFPDDQTQILPYNRVVKDLQGRSPEAFLNAVRARFHVEAGSATPIRKGDCGMFVGGAWYTVRLRADGPEANDPIRSLDVSLLQEGVLSPLLGVDDPRTDKRIDFVGGARGTPELERLVTSGAAAVAFSMYPVTVAELMAIADAGSIMPPKSTWFEPKLRDGLLSHLI